ACCGACACCTGGATGCGGCTGTCGGTTGCCGAGCTCGAGGAGCTGAACGAGCGGATCCTCCTGCTGCTCACCGAGTTCGAGAACCGCACTGAACCGGGTGACGGCGTCGAACGCCGTCCCGTCTTCTTCGCCGCGCGAGCTTCGCTGGGCCAGCCGTGAAGGGGCTCTGGGGGAACCGCGACTTCCGGCTGCTCTGGACCGGCGAGACCACGAGCATGCTCGGCAGCATGGTCGCGAGCACGGCGTTGCCGCTGGTCGCGGTGGTCACGCTCGGCGCGAGCACCTTCGAGGTCGCGCTGCTGACGGCGGTCGCCTGGCTGCCGTGGCTGGTCGTCGGCCTGCCCGCCGGCGCGTGGGTCGACCGGCTCCCGAAGCGTCCGGTGATGCTGACCTGCAACGCCGTGTCGATGGTGGTGTTCGGCAGCGTCCCGGCCGCCGCCGCGTTCGGGGCGCTGACCATGTCGTACCTGCTGGCCGCCGCCCTGCTCGGCGGCGTCGCGAAGGTGTTCTTCACCCTCGCCTACCGGGCCTACCTGCCCGTCCTGCTCGGCAAGGACGACCTCCTCGAAGCCAACGCGAAGCTGCAGGGCAGCGAGTCGGCGACCCAGGTCGGCGGACCGGGCCTGGCCGGGCTGCTGGCGCAGGCGTTCGGCCCGGTCAGCGGCATCCTCGCCGACGCGGTCAGCTTCGGTGTCTCCGTGCTGTGCGTGCGCGCGATCCGGGTGCGCGAGACCGTGGCCCCGGCGGTACGGACGCCGTTGCGCAGCCAGATCGGCGAAGGCCTGCGGTTCGTCATGGGCGACCGGTACCTGCGGTCGCTGATGGTGTTCGGCGCGGTGTCGAACCTCGCGCTGACCGGCTACAGCTCCATCCAGATCGTCTTCCTGTCCCGCACGCTCGGTGCCGCGCCCGGCCTGGTCGGCCTGGTGCTGGCGCTCGCCGCGGCCGGCGGGATCCTCGGCGCGGCGCTGGCCGGGCGGCTCGGCGCCCGCTTCGGCACCGCCCGCGCGTTCCTGCTGTGCGAGGTGGCCGCGGCGCCGATGATGGTGCTCGGGCCGTTGAGCGGACCGGGCTGGCGGCTGTCGCTGTTCGTCCTCGGCGTGTTCGGCGTCTGCGCGGGCGTCGTCGCGTCGAACGTGCTCACCACGACGTTCCGGCAGGCGTACTGCCCGCCGGAGCTGTTCAGCCGGATCACCTCGAGCGCCTCGCTCGCCGCCTACGGCACGATCCCGCTGGCCGGGGTCCTCGGCGGCGTGCTCGGCGAGGTGCTCGGCGTCCGCGAGACGCTGTGGGTGGCGTCCGTCGTGCTGGTCGCCGCGCTCCCGGTCCTCGCGCCCTTCCGGAAGCTGCGCGACTTCCCGGTCACAGCAGCAGGACGTCCACTTCCTCGCCTTCCGCTGCCGACGTGACGTCCTCGGGCAGCACGATCAGGCAGTTGGCCTGGGTGAACGCGGCCAGCAGGTGCGAACCGGGGCCGCCGCGGGGCCCGACGACCCCGGTGACCTCCCGGTCGGACGGCGTGAACACGCCCCGGCGGTACTGGCGGCGCCCGGCCGGCGAGGACATCGCCTCGGTCAGCCGGGCCCGCACCCGCCGCCGCGAGACGTCGGTGTGGCCCATCGCCGTCAGCAGCGCCGGGCGCAGGAACGCCTCGAACGACACCAGGACGCTGACGGGGTTGCCGGGCAGGGTCACCACCGGCACGCCCTGCCAGCGCCCGCAGCCCTGCGGCCCGCCCGGCTGCATCGCGATCTTCGCGAACTCGACGCCCTGGCCGGTCAGCGCGTCCTTCACCACTTCGTACGCGCCCGCGCTGACCCCGCCGGAGGTGACCAGCAGGTCGGCGTCGGCCAGCTTCGGCTCGATGACCTTGCGGAACTCCTCGACGTCGTCGACGACGCTGCGGACCACCTCGACCTCGCAGCCGAGGCCGCGGACCGCCGCGGCGAGCATCACGCTGTTGGACTCGTAGATCTGGCCGTGCCGCAACGGCGCCGGCGCGTCGATCAGCTCGGTGCCGGTCGAGGCGATCAGCACCCGCAGCGGCCGGTGCACCCGCACCTCGGCGAGCCCGACGGCGGCCGCCAGCCCCAGCTGCGAGTGGCCCAGCACCGTACCGGCGTGCAGCGCGACGCTGCCTTCGACGACGTCCTCGCCGGTGTGCCGGATGTGCGCGCCTTCCTTGGCCGCGGCGGAGATGGTCACGGTCTCGGTGCCGCCGTCGGTGTCCTCGACCATCACGACGGCGTCCGCGCCGGGCGGCAGCGGGGCACCGGTCATGATCCGGTGCGCCGTGCCCGGTTCCAGCGTCCCGACGTCGACGCGGCCCGCCGGGATGTCGTCGGCCACCGGCAGGGTCACCGGCGGGGCCGCAGTGTCATGGGCGCGGACCGCGTAGCCGTCCATCGCGGAGTTGTCGAAGGGCGGGAGGGAAACGCCGGCCCGCACGTCCTCGGCCAGGACGAGGCCGGCCGCGGCGGCGAGGGGCAGGGCGGTCGCGGGGGAGCTGCCCAGGAGCGCGGCAACGCGGTCGCGGTAGTCGTCGACGGAGATCACCGGACCATCCTCCCCGTCCTGGAGCGGCGTGCAAGACTCTGCCCGTCACGAGCACGCCGTAGGGGAGCACGCATGCAGGTCGGAGTCCGTCAACAGCCCTCGTTCGCCGTCGCCCGGCTGATGCTGGCGCCCGGCGAGCCGTGCCAGGTCGAGTCCGGCGCGATGATGGCCACCAGCTACGGCGTGCAGGTCCAGTCGCAGTCCCAGGGCGGGATCATGAAGGGCCTCGGCCGCGCGTTCCTCTCCGGCGAGTCCTTCTTCATCTCCACCTTCACCGCGCCGCAGAACGGCGGCTGGGTCGACGTCGCGGCCAACCTCCCCGGCGACATCCAGGTGATCCAGCTCGACGGCCGGACCGGCTGGGCCGTCACCCGCGGCTGCTGGCTCGCGTCGTCGCACGGCGTGCAGACCGAGACCAAGTGGGGCGGGATGAAGAACCTGATGGGTGGCGAAGGCGGGTTCCTGACCCACGCCACCGGCCAGGGCCAGCTGCTCGTCGCCTGCTACGGCGCGGTCGAGACCATCACCCTGCAGCAGGGCGAGATGGTCACCGTCGACACCGGGCACGTCGTCGCGTACGCCGACACCGTGCAGTACCAGATCCGGAAGGTCGCGACGGGCATCATCCAGTCCATGAAGAGCGGCGAAGGCCTCGTGTTCGACTTCGCCGGTCCCGGCCAGATCATGACGCAGACGCGCAACCCGTCCGCGCTGGTCAGCTGGATCGTCTCGCACGTCCCGTCCCGCTGATGCGCGTCCAGACCCGGCACACCCCCGTCTTCGGCGTCGCCCGCGTCCTGCTCGACCCCGGCGAGTCGGTGCAGGCCGCGCCCGAGACGCTGCTCGCCAGCCGCTTCGGCGTCACCGAGGCACCGGTGGGCCGCGGGGGCGTCCGCGCGGGCAAGTCCGCCGCGGTCGTCTACACCGCGCCGTCCGACGGCGGCTGGATCGACTTCGCGCCGCTGCGCCCCGGCGACGTCTACCCGCTCGACCTGGGCGGCGGCACGGGCTGGTCGGTGCACCGCGAAGCCGTGCTGGTGCGGCCCTCGTCGGTCCGGCACGACCCGAACTGGGCGCCGCTGCAGCAGCTCTTCGGCGCGGACTCCGGGTTCCTCGAGCACTACAGCGGAACCGGGCCGCTCGTGCTGGCCGCGCCCGGCCCGGTCGACGCGTTCGAGCTCGGCCAGGGCGAGCTGGTCACCGTCCGGCCGGACTACCTGCTGGCCTACCCCGACACCGTGCAGTGCCGGCTGCGGGCGCTCGATCCCGGCGGGCCGCAGTCGCTGCGCACGGGCGAAGGGCTCGCGGTCGACTTCGCGGGGCCAGGGACGGTGCTCGTGCAAGCGCGGAACGGTCGTCTTTCCCGCACGTGATCTTCGGACGAATTGCCCATTGCCGAGGGGAATAATTCCGGTAGCGTGATTGACACTCCGCCGCTGGCATCCGCTCGGGCCAGCGGATCCTTTGTGCTGAGGGAGGGCGCCGTGGCTGTCGGCACCGTCAAATGGTTCAACTCGGAAAAGGGCTACGGGTTCATCGAATCCACCGACGGTCCGGACGTGTTCGTCCACTATTCCGCCATTCAGGCCGACGGATTCCGCACTTTGGACGAAGGCGACCGCGTCGAGTTCGAAGTCCAGTCCGGCCGCGACGGGCGGAGCCAGGCGGCCGACGTCCGCAAGGTGTCGTAGCCACCCTCATCACCCGATTGGCGAACCCCCGGCAGGCTCCGAACCAGGGACGTTAGGCTGCCGGGCGTGACAGGCGATGTGTCGGGGGACCTCACCGGTCGCCGGCTGGGCAACTACCGTATCGACGGGGTGCTCGGCAAGGGCGGCATGAGCGTGACCTACAAGGCCACGGACGTGCGGCTGGGCCGCAAGGTGGCCCTGAAGGTCATCGGTGACCACCTCGGGGCCGACGCCGAGTTCCGCGAACGGTTCGTCGACGAGGCGCGCAACACGTCCGCGATCGACCACGCCAACGTCGTGCCGCTGTACGACTTCGGCGAGCTCGACGGCATGCTCTACATCGCCATGCGCATGGTCGACGGCGGCGATCTCGCCGGGTTGATCTCGGGCGGCCCGATCGCGCCCGCGCGCACCCTGACGATGCTCGACCAGGTCGCGGACGCCCTCGACACCCTGCACAACCGTGGTCTGGTCCACCTCGACGTCAAGCCGGCCAACGTGCTCGTGACGAAGAAGGAGACCTCGCGCGAGCACGTGTACGTCGCCGACTTCGGGCTGACCCGCCGCGGCGCGACGGGGCACCGGACGCGCGGCGGCGACTTCCTCGGTTCGCCGACGTACGCGGCGCCCGAGCACCTGCGCGGCGAGCCGCTGGACGGGCGCACCGACCAGTACGCGCTGACGTGCGTCCTCTACGCCTGCCTCACCGGCAGCCCGCCGTTCAAGGGCGACGTGCCGACGGTGATCAAGGGCCACCTCAACGGCGACCCGCCGGCGATCTCCCGGGCGGTCGCGCTGCCGCCGGCGATCGACGAGGTCATCCGGAAGGGGATGGCGAAGAACCCCGCGGACCGCTACCCCAGCTGCGTCGAGATGATCGCGGCCGCCCGCCGCGCGCTCGGCCCCCTGGCGGCGTCGGACACCCCACCGGGCCCTCCCGGGTCCAATTCGGGTGGAATCCCCGCGCCGCAGCGCCCCGGTCAGGTACAACAGGGGCCGCACCAGAACAGCGCACCGCAGGGAGAGGGGGCCCCCGTGCATCCGTACGGAGGACAGCAGCAGCCCGGCTACGGCCCGGGCCCGCAGGGGCCGCAGGGCCCGCCGCCCCAGGGGCCGCCTCCCGGCTACGGCTATCCCCAGCAGCAGGGCCCGCCGCCCGGGATGCCGCCGCAGGGCCCGCCCCCGGGGTACGGCTACCCGCCCCAGCAGGGCATGCCCCAGCAGGGCTACGGCCAGGACCCGATGCGGCTGCGCCCCCCGATGCCCGCCGGCGGCGCGGGCGCGTTCCACCAGCCGAAGAGCGGCGGCGGCGCGAAGTGGATCTTCATCGTCCTCGGCCTCCTGGTCCTGGCCGGCCTGGTCGTGGGCGCGATCTTCCTGTTCAGCGACGGCGGCAGCGGTGGCGGCGGCACGACCACGGCCCCGAACATCCCGGTCGGCCCCGGCGACTCGCAGGGCAACCCGACGTCGTCGCTGAACACCCCGCCGCCGTCGATCTCCATCAAGCCGGGCAACTGAATCCGGGCCGCGCTGAGCAGGTCTTCTTGCACTCTCCCCCGCAGAGTGCTAAACACGGACTTGGCACTCGACGCCGTTGAGTGCCAGGTGCGCGGCCACCGGCCGCGTGCTTGAAGGTCGGGACGGTGAGGCTGACCCCCACCCGGTTCAGTCGTCCGTCGCGGGCACCGAGCCTGGCCGAGGAAAGAGTCCTGCTGCCGCCGCTGCATGTGATACAGCGCGGCGGTGGCGCCCAATACCGGAGGACCACACCGCAATGGCCAAACTGATCGCGTTCGACGAGGACGCCCGCCGCGGTCTCGAGCGTGGCTTGAACATCCTCGCCGAAGCCGTCAAGGTGACCCTCGGCCCGCGGGGCCGGAACGTCGTGCTCGAAAAGAAGTGGGGCGCGCCGACCATCACCAACGACGGCGTCTCCATCGCCAAGGAGATCGAGCTCGAAGACCCGTGGGAGAAGATCGGGGCCGAGCTCGTCAAGGAAGTTGCCAAGAAGACCGACGACGTCGCGGGTGACGGCACCACCACCGCCACCGTGCTCGCCCAGGCCCTGGTCAAGGAAGGCCTGCGCAACGTCGCGGCCGGAGCCGACCCGATCAGCCTGAAGCGCGGCATCGAGGCGGCCGTCGAGGCCATCACCGAGCAGCTGCACAAGGCCGCCGTCCAGATCGAGACCAAGGAGCAGATCGCTGCTACCGCCTCGATCTCGGCCGCCGACCGCACCATCGGCGAGCTGATCGCCGAGGCGCTGGACAAGGTCGGCAAGGAAGGCGTCGTCACCGTCGAGGAGAGCAACACCTTCGGCCTCGAGCTCGAGCTCACCGAGGGCATGCGCTTCGACAAGGGCTACATCTCGGGTTACTTCGTCACCGACCCGGAGCGTCAGGAAGCCGAGCTGGAGGACCCCTACATCCTCCTCTTCGGTTCCAAGATCTCCACCGTCAAGGACGTCCTGCCGCTGCTGGAGAAGGTCATCCAGTCCGGCAAGCCGCTGCTGATCATCGCCGAGGACGTCGAGGGCGAGGCCCTGGCCACCCTCATCGTCAACAAGATGCGCGGCACCTTCAAGTCCGTCGCCGTCAAGGCCCCGGGCTTCGGTGACCGCCGCAAGGCGATCCTGCAGGACATCGCGATCCTGACCGGTGGCCAGGTCATCTCCGAGGACGTCGGCCTCAAGCTGGAGAACGCGGACCTGTCCCTGCTGGGCAAGGCCCGCAAGGCCGTCATCACCAAGGACGAGACGACCATCGTCGAGGGTGCGGGCGACGCCGACCAGATCCAGGGTCGCGTCAACCAGATCCGCGCCGAGATCGACAACTCGGACTCGGACTACGACCGCGAGAAGCTGCAGGAGCGGCTCGCGAAGCTGGCCGGCGGCGTGGCCGTCATCAAGGCCGGCGCCGCGACCGAGGTCGAGCTCAAGGAGCGCAAGCACCGCATCGAGGACGCGGTGCGCAACGCCAAGGCCGCCGTCGAGGAGGGCATCGTCGCCGGTGGTGGCGTCGCTCTCATCCAGGCTGCCGAGGCTGCCTTCGCGGGCCTGAAGCTCGAGGGCGACGAGGCCACTGGTGCCAACATCGTCAAGGTGGCCGTCGAGGCCCCGCTCAAGCAGATCGCGATCAACGCCGGCCTCGAAGGCGGCGTCGTGGTGGAGAAGGTCAAGGGCCTGCCGCAGGGTCACGGCCTCAACGCCGCCACGGGTGTCTACGAGGACCTGCTCGCCGCCGGCGTGCCGGACCCGACGAAGGTCACCCGCTCCGCGCTGCAGAACGCCGCTTCCATCGCGGCGCTGTTCCTGACCACCGAGGCCGTCGTGGCGGACAAGCCGGAGAAGGCTTCGGCCGCTCCCGCCGACCCGTCCGGTGGCATGGGTGGCATGGACTTCTGATCCACGCAGGGAAAGCCCGGTCCGCTTCGGCGGGCCGGGCTTTCTTTTTATGGGCGCGGTCTACGGCCTGGTGAAGAACCAGACGGCGTACGCGCCGAGGATGACAACGCCGAGAGCGAGCACGCCGAGGCCCCCTAGCCAGGCGGTGCTCGCTTCTTCCGCCTCCAGCGCGACGACGATCGCGCCGATGCCGGTGAGCAGGATCCAGATCGCGAGCCCGGCGGCGGAGTAGAGCACGGTTTTCGTGGCGCTCGCGCTGCCGGTGTCGTTGAAGGCGAGTGCGACGAACGCGGAGAAGGCCGTCAGCCCCAGCCCGGCGAGCAGGTAGAGCCCGCCCAAGATCCCCACGACGATCTTCGCCGCTTGCCTGCTCCCTTGATCCACGACCGCGAACCCTAACCCCTCGTACGGGGTTCGCGGTGAGCTTTTGCGCTGCTCGGACCAGGCGGCTACGCCGAACGGCCCGGACGTCCCCTTGGCGTCCGGGCCGTTCATCGGCACCCCCCGGTCATCCGGCGGGCACCGGCTCCCCCTGCGAGCCGGTGCCCGCCCGCGTTCAGGAGCCTTCTTCGGGGGTCAGAATCGCGGCGGCGATGTAGACCGGGATCGCGATGCCGACGGAAAGGAAGACGGCGGCGACCATGCCGATGCGCAGGACGCTGGCGTCGATGCCGAGGTAGGTGGCCCAGCCACCGCAGACGCCGGTGAGCATCTTGTCGCTCGTGCTGCGGCGGAGCTTCTTGGTTTCCGGGGTGTACACGCTGTTCGTCATGGCTCAATGTTCGCGCCGGACGGCCCCGCCCCACATCCGGAACGGCCCGGACCCGACCCTGAACTTGCGCTCAGGGAAACCACTCAGGTCAGGGCCCGGACCCTCGCCAGCCGGTCCCGCCACGCCGCCTCGACCTCGGGCGACGCGGGGTAGGCATCGGTGGGCACCGGAGCTTCACCCGGCACCGGCAGGTATCCGTCCACAGGGGACAGTGAGGACGCGCAGACGTCACCTTCCAGCAACGAAATCGTCCCCAGTCCACAAGCGAATTCCAGCTCCGGAAGCGCGCCGGCCAACGCCAGTCCCGCCGCCAGCCCGATGCTCGTCTCCACCGCCGACGACACCACGCACGGCAGCCCGCACGCCTCCGCGACCTCCAGCGCCCGGCGCACGCCCCCCAGCGGCGCCACCTTCAGCACCGCGATGTCCGCCGCCCCCGCGACCGCCACCTTCAGCGGGTCCTCCGCGCGGCGGATCGACTCGTCGGCCGCGATCCGGACCGGCACCCGCCGACGGACCGCCGCGAGGTCGTCGATCGTCGGGCACGGCTGCTCCGCGTACTCCAGGCCGCCCGCCGCCTTGTCGAGGTCCGTGATCGCGCGCACCGCCGTGTCGACGTCCCAGGCCATGTTCGCGTCGATCCGCACCGCACCGGACGGGCCGAGCGCGTCGCGGACCGCCGCCACCCGCTCGCAGTCGTCCGCCGGCGACGAACGCGGGTCCGCCACCTTCACCTTCGCCGTCCGGCAGCCGGAGGCGCGGACCAGTTCGTACGCCTTCTCCGGGCCGACGACCGGCACCGTCGTGTTCACCTCGACCCGGTCGCGGACCGGCGCCGGCCAGCCCGTCTCGCTCGCTTCCAGCGCCGCGTGCAGCCAGGGGACGCTCTCGGCGTCCGAATAGTCGGCGAACGGGCAGAACTCGCCCCAGCCCGCCGGGCCGGGCAGCAGGACGCCTTCGCGGACCGTGATACCGCGGAACCGATTGCGCAGGGGGATCGCGTAGACCTTCATCGTCGCCGATCATGCCATCCCCGACTTCGGCAAACGGGTGCCGAACAGCGCGGTTCCGGCCAGAATGACTCCGTGGTCCTCGACTTCCGCGTGCTGGGTCCGGCCGAGGTCACGGCAGACGGCCACCTGGTGCCACTCGGGGGCAGCCGGCCGCTGATCGTCTTGGCCGGGCTTCTGCTGCGCGCGAACCGGGTCGTGCCGGTCGACGAGCTCGGCCGCTGGCTCTGGAACGACGACCGCCGCCGCTCCAAGGGCGCGCTCCAGACGTACGTGCTGCGCCTGCGCCGCGCCCTCGGCGACCAGGTCGCGATCCGCACCGAGAGCGGCGGCTACCTGATCGAGCTCGACGACGACCTGCTGGACCTCTCCCGGTTTCGTGCCCTCGCCACCCGGGGCAAGGCCGCGATGGACCGCGGCGAAAGCCGGCGGGCGGCCGCGCTCTTCGCCGAGGCGCTCGGGCAGTGGCGGGGCGCGGCGCTGCTGAACGTCGAGTCGGACGCGCTGCACCGCGACGAGGCCGGTCAGCTGGCCGAAGAACGGCTGCGCGTCCGCGAGCAGTGGGCGGACGCCCTGCTCGACGTCGGCGAATACGGCACCGTCATCCCCGAGCTGACCCGGCTGACCAGGGAAAACCCGTTGCGGGAGCGGCTGCACGAGCAGCTGATGGTCGCGCTGTACCGGTCGGGCCGGCAGGCCGAGGCGCTCGACGTCCACCGCCGGATCAGCGACGTGCTGGCCGAGGAGCTGGGCCTCGACCCCGGGCCGTCGCTGCAGCGGACCCGCCAGGCGATCCTCACCGGTGCCGACGACGCGGCCGGCGCCGGCCTGCCGGCGCGCTACCGGCTGGGCGCCGAGCCGCAGGTGCCGCACCAGCTGCCGGCCGACCTGCGGACCTTCTCCGGGCGCGAGTGCGACCTCAAGGCGTTGCACGCGCTGCTGCCGGAGGCGATCGACGCCGGCACGTCGACGCCGATCGCGTCCGTCGAGG
This genomic window from Amycolatopsis mongoliensis contains:
- the moeA gene encoding molybdopterin molybdotransferase MoeA yields the protein MISVDDYRDRVAALLGSSPATALPLAAAAGLVLAEDVRAGVSLPPFDNSAMDGYAVRAHDTAAPPVTLPVADDIPAGRVDVGTLEPGTAHRIMTGAPLPPGADAVVMVEDTDGGTETVTISAAAKEGAHIRHTGEDVVEGSVALHAGTVLGHSQLGLAAAVGLAEVRVHRPLRVLIASTGTELIDAPAPLRHGQIYESNSVMLAAAVRGLGCEVEVVRSVVDDVEEFRKVIEPKLADADLLVTSGGVSAGAYEVVKDALTGQGVEFAKIAMQPGGPQGCGRWQGVPVVTLPGNPVSVLVSFEAFLRPALLTAMGHTDVSRRRVRARLTEAMSSPAGRRQYRRGVFTPSDREVTGVVGPRGGPGSHLLAAFTQANCLIVLPEDVTSAAEGEEVDVLLL
- a CDS encoding PspC domain-containing protein; the encoded protein is MTNSVYTPETKKLRRSTSDKMLTGVCGGWATYLGIDASVLRIGMVAAVFLSVGIAIPVYIAAAILTPEEGS
- the groL gene encoding chaperonin GroEL (60 kDa chaperone family; promotes refolding of misfolded polypeptides especially under stressful conditions; forms two stacked rings of heptamers to form a barrel-shaped 14mer; ends can be capped by GroES; misfolded proteins enter the barrel where they are refolded when GroES binds); its protein translation is MAKLIAFDEDARRGLERGLNILAEAVKVTLGPRGRNVVLEKKWGAPTITNDGVSIAKEIELEDPWEKIGAELVKEVAKKTDDVAGDGTTTATVLAQALVKEGLRNVAAGADPISLKRGIEAAVEAITEQLHKAAVQIETKEQIAATASISAADRTIGELIAEALDKVGKEGVVTVEESNTFGLELELTEGMRFDKGYISGYFVTDPERQEAELEDPYILLFGSKISTVKDVLPLLEKVIQSGKPLLIIAEDVEGEALATLIVNKMRGTFKSVAVKAPGFGDRRKAILQDIAILTGGQVISEDVGLKLENADLSLLGKARKAVITKDETTIVEGAGDADQIQGRVNQIRAEIDNSDSDYDREKLQERLAKLAGGVAVIKAGAATEVELKERKHRIEDAVRNAKAAVEEGIVAGGGVALIQAAEAAFAGLKLEGDEATGANIVKVAVEAPLKQIAINAGLEGGVVVEKVKGLPQGHGLNAATGVYEDLLAAGVPDPTKVTRSALQNAASIAALFLTTEAVVADKPEKASAAPADPSGGMGGMDF
- a CDS encoding TIGR00266 family protein, whose protein sequence is MQVGVRQQPSFAVARLMLAPGEPCQVESGAMMATSYGVQVQSQSQGGIMKGLGRAFLSGESFFISTFTAPQNGGWVDVAANLPGDIQVIQLDGRTGWAVTRGCWLASSHGVQTETKWGGMKNLMGGEGGFLTHATGQGQLLVACYGAVETITLQQGEMVTVDTGHVVAYADTVQYQIRKVATGIIQSMKSGEGLVFDFAGPGQIMTQTRNPSALVSWIVSHVPSR
- a CDS encoding o-succinylbenzoate synthase, producing the protein MKVYAIPLRNRFRGITVREGVLLPGPAGWGEFCPFADYSDAESVPWLHAALEASETGWPAPVRDRVEVNTTVPVVGPEKAYELVRASGCRTAKVKVADPRSSPADDCERVAAVRDALGPSGAVRIDANMAWDVDTAVRAITDLDKAAGGLEYAEQPCPTIDDLAAVRRRVPVRIAADESIRRAEDPLKVAVAGAADIAVLKVAPLGGVRRALEVAEACGLPCVVSSAVETSIGLAAGLALAGALPELEFACGLGTISLLEGDVCASSLSPVDGYLPVPGEAPVPTDAYPASPEVEAAWRDRLARVRALT
- a CDS encoding cold-shock protein; this encodes MAVGTVKWFNSEKGYGFIESTDGPDVFVHYSAIQADGFRTLDEGDRVEFEVQSGRDGRSQAADVRKVS
- a CDS encoding MFS transporter, translating into MKGLWGNRDFRLLWTGETTSMLGSMVASTALPLVAVVTLGASTFEVALLTAVAWLPWLVVGLPAGAWVDRLPKRPVMLTCNAVSMVVFGSVPAAAAFGALTMSYLLAAALLGGVAKVFFTLAYRAYLPVLLGKDDLLEANAKLQGSESATQVGGPGLAGLLAQAFGPVSGILADAVSFGVSVLCVRAIRVRETVAPAVRTPLRSQIGEGLRFVMGDRYLRSLMVFGAVSNLALTGYSSIQIVFLSRTLGAAPGLVGLVLALAAAGGILGAALAGRLGARFGTARAFLLCEVAAAPMMVLGPLSGPGWRLSLFVLGVFGVCAGVVASNVLTTTFRQAYCPPELFSRITSSASLAAYGTIPLAGVLGGVLGEVLGVRETLWVASVVLVAALPVLAPFRKLRDFPVTAAGRPLPRLPLPT
- a CDS encoding AIM24 family protein; amino-acid sequence: MRVQTRHTPVFGVARVLLDPGESVQAAPETLLASRFGVTEAPVGRGGVRAGKSAAVVYTAPSDGGWIDFAPLRPGDVYPLDLGGGTGWSVHREAVLVRPSSVRHDPNWAPLQQLFGADSGFLEHYSGTGPLVLAAPGPVDAFELGQGELVTVRPDYLLAYPDTVQCRLRALDPGGPQSLRTGEGLAVDFAGPGTVLVQARNGRLSRT
- a CDS encoding serine/threonine-protein kinase, which codes for MTGDVSGDLTGRRLGNYRIDGVLGKGGMSVTYKATDVRLGRKVALKVIGDHLGADAEFRERFVDEARNTSAIDHANVVPLYDFGELDGMLYIAMRMVDGGDLAGLISGGPIAPARTLTMLDQVADALDTLHNRGLVHLDVKPANVLVTKKETSREHVYVADFGLTRRGATGHRTRGGDFLGSPTYAAPEHLRGEPLDGRTDQYALTCVLYACLTGSPPFKGDVPTVIKGHLNGDPPAISRAVALPPAIDEVIRKGMAKNPADRYPSCVEMIAAARRALGPLAASDTPPGPPGSNSGGIPAPQRPGQVQQGPHQNSAPQGEGAPVHPYGGQQQPGYGPGPQGPQGPPPQGPPPGYGYPQQQGPPPGMPPQGPPPGYGYPPQQGMPQQGYGQDPMRLRPPMPAGGAGAFHQPKSGGGAKWIFIVLGLLVLAGLVVGAIFLFSDGGSGGGGTTTAPNIPVGPGDSQGNPTSSLNTPPPSISIKPGN